From the genome of Pseudarthrobacter sp. NIBRBAC000502772:
GCCGCGAGCACCGGAGGGCCTCTTCGTACAGTAGTGAATTGCGCCGGCATAGGGCCCTCGAAGCGGATCCTCGGGCGCCAAGGCATCCACGATATCGATCTCTTCGCCCGGGTGGTGACGATCAACCTGGTCGGTACTTTCACGGTCCTGGCGACCGCAGCTGAGGCGATTGCAGCCACAGATCCGGACGCATTCGGTCAGCGCGGGGTGATCGTGAACACCGCCTCAGTCGCCGCCTTCGACGGCCAGATTGGGCAAGCGGCTTACGCCTCCTCCAAAGGCGGGGTCGTCGGTCTGACCCTGCCTGCCGCCCGCGATCTGGCTCGGAACGGCATTCGGGTGTGCACCATAGCACCGGGCATCGTGGACACCCCCATGCTGGCAACGGTGGGCGAGGAGTACCGCGCCGCACTGGCCGCGAGCGTGCCTTTCCCTCAGCGTCTCTGTCGACCCGAGGAATACGCCCAGCTTGTCACAATGATCGCGGAACATGACTACCTGAATGGGGAGACCATCCGTATGGATGGTGCCCTACGCATGGCTCCGTCCTGATCCAGCCCTTGCCGGCGGGGGACTTGTACTCTATCCAAGCGAAAGAATGATGGACCCATGTTGATGATGACTGCTGTCAACCACCGGGCGGTTCCACTCGTTGGTGATGTACTTTGAGTGCCGCGATTGTCGGGCTCGGCATGAGCCAGTTAGGCAAGGTGTTTGGACGCACCTCCATGGACCTGGCTGGGGAGGCCGTTGTACGTGCCGTAACGGACGCCGGCCTGAGGGTAGGCGATCTCGACGGGCTCCTCCTCAGTGGCGGCATGGCAAACGACGTGACGCCACATTTGGCTATCGATCTCGGCCTGACTGAATTGAACATGCTGGCGGTCACTTCGACGTACGGCGCGAGCGCGGGGGCCATGGTGGCGGCCGCGGCTCGAGCTATCTCCGACGGGACAGCAACCGCCGTCGCGTGCGTCTTTGCCGATACCCCGCTCAAGGATGGAAAACCTTCCGCCTGGGGATCTCCCGTCGCCGGGCTTGAGGGGTACAGGGGCTGGAACATGGCAACCGGCGCTGCGACACCCAATGTGCTTTATGCCATGGCGGCTCGGCGCCACATGGAGATCTATGGGACAACGACGGAACAATTTGCCGAGATCGCAGTCGCCCAGCGCGCCTGGGCTGCCGGCAACCCCTTAGCGCAATATCGCGATCCGATAACAGTGGAAGACCACCACGCATCTCCCTGGATCGCTGACCCCTTGCGGCGCCTGGATTGCTGCCTCGTGTCGAATGGTGCGATCGCAGTGGTCGTCACTTCCACCGAGTTTGCGGCCGACCTCGCGCAGCCCCCGGTTCACGTCTGGGGGTATGGAGAAGGGCACCGACCGCGCCGTCTTGGGCGAGACTCGAGCTGGGGTTTGGAGACCGGGGCGACCGCATCCGGCCGCCAGGCGATGGCCAGGGCCTCGATCACTACTGCCGATGTCGATGTCGTGGAGCTTTACGACTGCTACACCTACACCGTCCTGGTTACCTTGGAGGATTACGGTTTCTGTGCCAAGGGGGAGGGCGGTGCCTTCGTCGAAGACGGCAGACTTGCTCCGGGAGGAACCCTCGCCGTGAACACAGGCGGCGGCCAACTGTCGAGCTACTACATGTGGGGATACACGCCCCTCAGTGAGGCGATCATCCAAGTCCGCGGACACGGCGGCGCGCGCCAGGCGCCGCGCAGCGATATCGCTCTGGTCAGCGGCAACGGCGGGATCCTCGAATTCCACTCGACACTGATCTTGGGAAAACAGGAGCGCAACGCATGAGCGTGCCAGTTCCAGTCGTCCGCCGCACTGCCGACAGCGCTGATTTTTTCGACGCTGCCGCCGCTGGTCGACTCCTGCTCCGGCGCTGCACAAGCTGCGGTACCTTCCGCGGACCGCAGGAGCCGCTGTGCCCTGCCTGCTTCATGGCCGACCACGAGCGTGTCCTGGCTTCGGGGCAAGCCACCTTGGTTAGCTGGTGTGTGGTCCATCGCTCGCCCCTACCATCGCTGCCCGCACCCTACGTGGCAGGGCTCGTCGAAGTTGAGGAGGGGCCTTGGTTGCTAACCAGATTGCTCACCGCGCCGGAGGAGGAGTTGGCCGTCGGTAGCGGGATCCAGATCTACGTAATTCCCGGTGCAGGAGAGGGCGAGGCTCTCGTCCTCTCCTGCACCCCGGCGTTTTCTACTCACCGACAGGCCGCTCCGGTTGCCTGACCGTCCCAGCGAACCGGATTGCCCGCTGGCGTCGGCTGAGCCCAATATCCGGTAATCGTCTCGGACTTTTCTACGTCAGGGTCGGCGGAGCATCCCATGGGTAGCGGGTAAAAACTTCAAAATCCTCGGCCCGTTCGATCATTTCGCGCGAGAAGGGACCCGCGGCGGAGATCCAGAGTATGGAATTGTCTGGCATAACGGCTTCAACTGTTCCCGAACGAACTGTCTTTCCGTAACGTCGTATCTCGACAAACTGCCCCAAAGTGCGCTGCCAATCGGGCTGCAAATGAAGATCCATGGGCTCACGTATCCGTTTCATGAAAGTGGAACATTGATCTAATGGATGGATAACTAGGCGCTCCCGCGTCGAGCGCGTCGACTGTAGGTGATCGGTCTAAGCCGGACCCGAAGGGAAGTAGGGGTAGGTTTGCTCTCTTTGCGTTCATCCACAGCACTCGCCACACCGTCGTTGGGTTCCGGGGAGGTAGGGACGACCAGTTGTCCAGAGTGTCCTTGATTGGTAATACCTACAAACCCGTAGGCGTGCGGCCCGGGCCTGGTTCGCCGGCATACGCCTGGGCGATTGACAGCCATTCCTCGGCCACCGGCCCTTCCGTGAGCAAGGCTGAGTCGTCTTTGTGCCGCCGCTGTGTCACGACGAGGCAGAAATCCACGGCCGGCCCGCTGACGGAGTTCACCGCGTCCTCCGGTCCCCACGCAAATTCGCCGCCATCTGGGGCGATCAGCCTAACGCGGACCGGTACATCAGGCACCTTGAGGCCCCGATTGGTAAAGGAGAAGCCGAGTGTCTTCACTCCCAGATCGGCAATGTGTCTGAGCCGGGCACTCTCCGGGTACTCCAGGCCGAGTGCATCCGCGACGTCGTGGCCGTGGGCCCATGTCTCCATCAGCCTCGCCGTGACTGCGCTAAGAATGCTCATATCCGGCCCGAACCAGGATATGCGGGCCTTGGGGGGCAGCGCCGCGAAGTCTTTCAGGAGGCGCGCTCGGGAACTCCGGAACCAGTCGAGTAGCGCCACGGGGTCCATGTCCCGGTACAGCCGGACCAGCCGGTCGGGAACATCACCACCCACGGCCAACAAGTCGGCCCGTAGCGCCCTGAACTCCTGAGCGCTAAGGGCCGCTAGCATGGCAACGTCGTCGAAGTACGCCAGATGGGAAATTTGGTCCCGGACTGCCCAGCCGTCGGCCGGTGTGGGCAGGTCCCAGTCCTGGGGCGCCAGTGAGGCCAGCATGGTTTCCACGGCCTTGGTCTCGGCCTCCAGATCCCCGAGCAGTACTGTCAACTGCGACATCAGGCCAGTCCTTCCTTCCAATCCGGTCTGTCCGGACGGGGCGGTCCGTCCGGATCATCCTATGATAATGACCGTACGGGCGGTCAGTCAACCTCTTCTCTATTGCGACTCCCAAAATTGACGCGCACCCCTTGCGTCCCGTGCCTTCTTTCTCTAGAGTGACCGTACGTACAGTCAAAGGAGATCAGTATGGCTTCGACCTTCACCAGCATGTTTGACCAGTTCGAGCGGAGAGCCGAACTGCACCCTGATGTAACTTGCTTGTCCTTCCAGGACCGTGCATGGAGCTGGGGGCAGATGAGGAACCGAATACTAAAAGCCGCCGGCGCGCTTGACGCCATGGGCGTCAAGGCCGGAGACCGGATTGCGTTCATTGACAAGAACCACGCTGCTTGTCTCGAGTTGACGCTCGCCGCATCGTTAATCGGGGCGTCGCACGTGGTCGTCAACTTCCGATTATCGCTCGAGGAGCTAAGCCACGTCCTTAGCGATTCGGACGCCAAACTACTGATCACCGGCCATGAATTCTTGCCCCAAATCCGCGGCATTCAAGACCAACTCCCCGCGCTGAAGCGGGTGCTCGTCCTTGGTGGCGAGAACGACGAGTATGAGGCAGTCGTGGAGGGCGCCCCACCTCTGGCAAAGAGGCACCAAGCTGAGCCGGACGACTGCTTCCTGCAGTTGTATACCTCTGGCACTACGGGCTGGCCCAAGGGCGCACTGCTGACGCAGAAGAGCATGTCTGCCCACAACGAGACCGTCCGGAACGCCTACGCCATGGATGAAGCCGCAGTCAATCTTGTAGCCATGCCGCTTTTCCACGTTGGCGGGACCAGTTGGGCGTTGGCGGGCATGGCGGCAGGAGCCCGCACCGTCCTGGTCAGGGAGGTCAACGCGGCCCACGTCCTTGACCGCATTTCCCAAGAGCAGGCCACTCATGCCTTCTTCGTCCCCGCTGTCATCCAAATGCTACTTGCAGAGGAAAATGTTGTGGCCGATACGGCCTCCCTGAGGGTTATCGGCTATGGCGGTTCACCGATGCCTGCGCCGTTGATGGAACGGATCCTGAACACACTCGACACCCCCCTGTACTCCGTTTACGGTATGACGGAAATGTCGGGGGTGTTCTGCGTCCTTGGCCCCGACGAGCATCGCGACCCGAAGCGCAAGTACCTGCACGCCTCGGCTGGCCGCGCCGTCCCAGGCGTCGAGGTCCGTGTCGTGGATCCGTCGACTCGCGAGGACGTGCCGACCGGCGACGTCGGGGAATTCTGGCTCCGCTCCGGGCAGGCAATGTCCGGGTACTGGCATCAGCCCGAGGCAAGCGAGGCCGCATTTGTAGACGGCTGGTTGCGCACGGGGGACGCTGGAAGACTCGACGACGACGGCTACCTGTTCATCGAGGATCGGGTTAAGGACATGGTCATCTCCGGTGGGGAAAACATCTACCCGGCAGAGGTTGAACGCGTGTTGGTCGAACATCCGGCCGTTGAGGAAGTGGCCATCATCGGCATCCCGCATCAGAAATGGGGGGAAACGATCCACGCCGTAGTCACGACAAAAGACGGACAAAGCACCAGCGAACGCGAACTGATCGATTATTGCCGCGAACGGCTGGCACACTACAAGTGCCCCACGGGCATCAGC
Proteins encoded in this window:
- a CDS encoding TIGR03084 family metal-binding protein; protein product: MSQLTVLLGDLEAETKAVETMLASLAPQDWDLPTPADGWAVRDQISHLAYFDDVAMLAALSAQEFRALRADLLAVGGDVPDRLVRLYRDMDPVALLDWFRSSRARLLKDFAALPPKARISWFGPDMSILSAVTARLMETWAHGHDVADALGLEYPESARLRHIADLGVKTLGFSFTNRGLKVPDVPVRVRLIAPDGGEFAWGPEDAVNSVSGPAVDFCLVVTQRRHKDDSALLTEGPVAEEWLSIAQAYAGEPGPGRTPTGL
- a CDS encoding thiolase domain-containing protein, encoding MSAAIVGLGMSQLGKVFGRTSMDLAGEAVVRAVTDAGLRVGDLDGLLLSGGMANDVTPHLAIDLGLTELNMLAVTSTYGASAGAMVAAAARAISDGTATAVACVFADTPLKDGKPSAWGSPVAGLEGYRGWNMATGAATPNVLYAMAARRHMEIYGTTTEQFAEIAVAQRAWAAGNPLAQYRDPITVEDHHASPWIADPLRRLDCCLVSNGAIAVVVTSTEFAADLAQPPVHVWGYGEGHRPRRLGRDSSWGLETGATASGRQAMARASITTADVDVVELYDCYTYTVLVTLEDYGFCAKGEGGAFVEDGRLAPGGTLAVNTGGGQLSSYYMWGYTPLSEAIIQVRGHGGARQAPRSDIALVSGNGGILEFHSTLILGKQERNA
- a CDS encoding Zn-ribbon domain-containing OB-fold protein — encoded protein: MSVPVPVVRRTADSADFFDAAAAGRLLLRRCTSCGTFRGPQEPLCPACFMADHERVLASGQATLVSWCVVHRSPLPSLPAPYVAGLVEVEEGPWLLTRLLTAPEEELAVGSGIQIYVIPGAGEGEALVLSCTPAFSTHRQAAPVA
- a CDS encoding long-chain-fatty-acid--CoA ligase, which encodes MASTFTSMFDQFERRAELHPDVTCLSFQDRAWSWGQMRNRILKAAGALDAMGVKAGDRIAFIDKNHAACLELTLAASLIGASHVVVNFRLSLEELSHVLSDSDAKLLITGHEFLPQIRGIQDQLPALKRVLVLGGENDEYEAVVEGAPPLAKRHQAEPDDCFLQLYTSGTTGWPKGALLTQKSMSAHNETVRNAYAMDEAAVNLVAMPLFHVGGTSWALAGMAAGARTVLVREVNAAHVLDRISQEQATHAFFVPAVIQMLLAEENVVADTASLRVIGYGGSPMPAPLMERILNTLDTPLYSVYGMTEMSGVFCVLGPDEHRDPKRKYLHASAGRAVPGVEVRVVDPSTREDVPTGDVGEFWLRSGQAMSGYWHQPEASEAAFVDGWLRTGDAGRLDDDGYLFIEDRVKDMVISGGENIYPAEVERVLVEHPAVEEVAIIGIPHQKWGETIHAVVTTKDGQSTSERELIDYCRERLAHYKCPTGISFVLALPKNPTGKLLKRKLREDYGGLVPHVS